Genomic window (Candidatus Aegiribacteria sp.):
GTGAATGCTTAAATATTGATACTCCCCATGCAGTCGGTTCCTTAATGTAGTCCATATCTGTCTCTTGCGGCGCGATTGTAAAGGCGAACAGGCCGTCCTTTTTCATGACTCTTCTTGCATCAGTGAAGATATCTGACAGATCACCAATGAAATGGAATACCCCGCAGGAGATAACATGATCGAAATACTGATCCTTATATGGAATTGTATCCAGGTTAATATCGTAACGCTTCAGTTCTGCCGCGAATGATTTTGATTGACATGCATTCAGCATATCCTGTGATTCATCGAGTCCATAGATTCTCAAACCCACTCTGGAAAACTTTATAGAACCCAGACCAGTACCAATGCCTATATCAAGCAGTTTTTCACCTGTATTAACATAATCATAACACATCCCGAAAAGCACATCATGACCGTAACTGTCATACTCTTTGATCTGACTGTCATAACTGCTTGCCAATTCCCTGTAATTGGATTTATTCACATCTTGATTCATTCTTGCTTCCTATCTCTGCTTCATAACGCTCAACATTAAGCAGGTTACGACAATCTTATCCAGCATTACTTCTACAGCAGCTCTGCTGCATTTTGTTATGTGTTTCATTTATTTCCATTTGGTTTCTGTGCAAGAAGAGTGAGATGATGCTTTTCTTTGTCGTAAGGTTTACCGCTAATGCCACCATAGGTTTGAAGATTGCTGAATCCTACGGAGGTTACCAGATCGCAATACTCGGATGTCCCATATATCCGCATACCATACGTATATTCTCGACGCTCAGATCCTTTGAGAACAATCCATCGAGTAGTATTCCAGGTCCAATTGTCATTGGCTGTTGTTTCTTCAAGTCTAATAGTTCCGTCGCTCTCCTCGTGCCAATCCCTGGAGCATCTTGAGGATCGGTATGCAATGATGC
Coding sequences:
- a CDS encoding class I SAM-dependent methyltransferase, which gives rise to MNQDVNKSNYRELASSYDSQIKEYDSYGHDVLFGMCYDYVNTGEKLLDIGIGTGLGSIKFSRVGLRIYGLDESQDMLNACQSKSFAAELKRYDINLDTIPYKDQYFDHVISCGVFHFIGDLSDIFTDARRVMKKDGLFAFTIAPQETDMDYIKEPTAWGVSIFKHSPQYIMKLLETNGLELLKEQRLLIKGADKVNYDMLFSVLICRSVKVAQKEQVI